A genomic stretch from Methanomassiliicoccales archaeon includes:
- a CDS encoding DMT family transporter codes for MSGRKSSAVALLAAVIMWSSSFPLLKLCIVYLPPITLAAVRYLAAALFMFLIVVAMLGKEETVRRFYADWKRLTLLGFVGIALPNAALNLGLQYTTASLSSIIQASGPAFTIVLAVLLLGDKLTLRKVAGMIVALVGTILLVGGEGNDFGRGALIGNVLVLISAISYSFSGVLAKKELATNEPAIVNCWSLITGSLILCLAIPLEMRNEVTIPPDIILIILFLALFPGCIAFLLYYYALREESLSSISYFLYLIPLFSTMMSIPMLGETITSKTALFATLIIAGVAIAQYSPLSAGEKKNGVGKVRNP; via the coding sequence ATGAGTGGAAGAAAATCAAGTGCCGTTGCCTTACTCGCAGCAGTTATTATGTGGTCGTCTTCATTTCCGCTATTAAAATTATGCATTGTTTATCTCCCACCCATCACGCTCGCCGCGGTACGCTACTTAGCCGCCGCCCTTTTCATGTTCCTCATCGTTGTTGCGATGCTCGGAAAGGAAGAGACAGTACGAAGATTCTACGCCGACTGGAAAAGGCTTACACTGCTTGGATTCGTTGGTATAGCACTTCCAAATGCTGCACTCAATCTAGGGTTGCAATACACGACCGCAAGCTTGTCCTCGATCATTCAAGCATCAGGACCCGCATTTACAATCGTGCTTGCGGTGCTGCTACTTGGCGATAAATTAACATTGCGTAAGGTCGCTGGGATGATTGTGGCCCTAGTAGGAACGATCCTACTCGTCGGCGGTGAAGGCAATGATTTCGGGCGTGGAGCTTTGATTGGAAATGTGCTCGTGCTTATTTCCGCCATTTCGTATTCATTCTCTGGTGTTCTCGCAAAGAAAGAACTCGCAACGAATGAGCCAGCAATCGTCAACTGCTGGAGTCTCATCACAGGATCCTTAATCTTGTGTCTTGCGATTCCATTGGAAATGAGGAACGAAGTGACCATTCCTCCAGACATCATTCTTATCATCCTCTTTCTTGCGCTTTTCCCAGGTTGCATCGCGTTTCTCTTATACTACTATGCACTAAGGGAAGAAAGTCTGAGCTCGATCTCCTATTTCCTTTACCTCATTCCCCTGTTCTCGACAATGATGTCGATTCCGATGCTCGGGGAAACGATCACTTCGAAAACTGCCTTATTTGCCACACTTATTATAGCGGGTGTGGCAATTGCTCAATATAGCCCTTTGAGCGCTGGAGAGAAGAAAAATGGTGTTGGAAAAGTTAGGAATCCCTGA
- a CDS encoding helix-turn-helix domain-containing protein, with product MKEQLREKIAGDITLSSDVGKTIRKWREEFNISQQTLAKHLGISPSVISDYESGRRKSPGIVIIRKIVDGLIEIDEKTGGKTIKKYTLGEKTDCIISMKEFETSMPVENFIRVIDGENLTKGLPLVRDIHGYTVIDSMKAIVSLSSFDYLKIYGWSSERALIFTGVKYGRSPMIAVRAHPLKPAMVCYHKPEHVDELAIRLAALEGIPLVRTDLPMQVLVDRLERLS from the coding sequence ATGAAGGAGCAGTTGAGGGAAAAGATCGCTGGGGACATCACGCTTTCATCGGATGTTGGCAAGACGATCAGGAAATGGCGGGAGGAGTTCAACATCTCCCAGCAGACCCTTGCCAAACATCTTGGAATCTCCCCATCGGTTATCAGTGATTATGAATCAGGAAGGAGGAAGTCTCCTGGCATCGTCATCATCAGAAAGATCGTCGACGGACTTATCGAAATTGACGAAAAAACTGGTGGTAAGACGATCAAAAAATACACCTTAGGCGAGAAGACCGACTGTATTATCAGCATGAAGGAATTTGAGACAAGCATGCCAGTCGAGAACTTTATCAGAGTCATCGATGGAGAAAACTTGACAAAGGGTCTCCCCCTAGTCAGAGACATTCATGGCTATACCGTCATCGATTCGATGAAGGCGATCGTGTCCCTCAGCTCATTCGACTACCTCAAGATTTATGGATGGAGCAGCGAGAGGGCGCTGATTTTTACTGGTGTCAAATACGGAAGGTCTCCGATGATCGCTGTCAGGGCTCACCCTCTGAAGCCAGCGATGGTCTGTTATCACAAACCCGAGCATGTCGATGAGCTCGCGATCAGACTTGCAGCTCTCGAAGGTATTCCACTTGTTCGAACAGATTTGCCAATGCAGGTTCTTGTCGACAGGCTCGAACGTCTCAGTTAA
- a CDS encoding anion transporter codes for MSISVIVLFIVFVLIAIRQVGKFRLKIWQIMLFGAFAVLLTGQISLIDALLSIDIDVMLFLFGMFVVGEALYESGYLFYLAHKIFKRAKNVDQLILLILFTIGILSAFLMNDTLAIIGTPLVLHFATRFKISPKLLLLSLAFSVTTGSVMSPVGNPQNLLVAINGDIQSPFVTFFYYLAVPTFINLFVCYIVLKLFYRDEFKKQTSDNNESPVTDPHLALACKISLALIFILVMVRIALSFAGFGKEFRLTYIALVAMLPILVISDQRWKVLKNIDWYTLIFFASMFVLMASVWQSGFFQSLLAESSFDIASVPMILVISVVLSQFISNVPYVALYLPLLSEVGISTHGLMALAAGSTIAGNLLILGAASNIIIIQNAERRGETLSFIEFAKVGFPLTVINIIVYWLFLSIL; via the coding sequence CTGAGCATTTCTGTCATCGTGCTATTCATCGTCTTCGTTCTTATTGCGATACGCCAGGTCGGGAAATTTCGCCTTAAGATATGGCAAATTATGCTTTTCGGAGCGTTCGCCGTCCTTCTCACGGGCCAGATAAGCCTGATTGACGCACTCCTTTCGATCGATATTGACGTGATGCTCTTTCTTTTTGGAATGTTCGTCGTTGGCGAGGCACTTTATGAGAGTGGCTATCTTTTTTATCTCGCGCACAAAATATTCAAGAGGGCGAAGAACGTCGACCAACTCATTCTTTTAATCCTTTTCACCATCGGCATACTATCTGCTTTTCTGATGAACGATACTCTTGCAATCATCGGTACGCCTCTCGTTCTTCATTTTGCGACGCGATTCAAGATTTCCCCGAAGCTTCTCTTGCTTTCGCTTGCTTTCTCTGTCACGACTGGCAGCGTCATGAGTCCCGTTGGGAACCCGCAGAATCTCCTTGTTGCTATCAATGGAGATATCCAGAGTCCATTTGTCACGTTCTTTTATTATCTGGCAGTTCCCACGTTCATCAACCTATTTGTCTGCTACATCGTTTTGAAATTGTTCTATCGAGATGAGTTCAAAAAACAGACATCAGATAATAACGAATCACCCGTGACGGACCCTCACCTCGCCCTTGCATGTAAAATCTCGCTGGCATTGATTTTCATTCTCGTCATGGTGAGAATTGCCCTTTCTTTTGCGGGTTTTGGTAAAGAATTCAGACTGACTTACATCGCCCTCGTCGCGATGTTGCCAATACTTGTTATCAGCGATCAACGATGGAAGGTTTTGAAGAATATCGATTGGTATACCCTCATCTTCTTTGCATCGATGTTCGTGTTGATGGCAAGCGTTTGGCAGTCTGGATTCTTTCAGTCGCTGCTGGCTGAATCGAGTTTTGATATCGCCTCAGTTCCGATGATTTTAGTTATCAGTGTCGTATTGAGCCAATTCATCTCAAATGTCCCCTATGTCGCGCTCTATCTACCTCTTCTTTCTGAAGTTGGAATATCCACACACGGCTTAATGGCGCTGGCAGCTGGAAGTACGATCGCTGGAAACCTCCTTATTCTAGGCGCTGCAAGTAATATCATCATTATACAGAATGCAGAAAGGAGGGGAGAAACCCTCTCTTTTATCGAATTTGCGAAGGTGGGATTTCCTTTGACGGTGATCAATATAATTGTTTACTGGCTCTTCCTTTCAATATTGTAG
- a CDS encoding Zn-ribbon domain-containing OB-fold protein, with the protein MSTARFWRENPSRYNMTAVRCGVCKRILFPPRSICPACRRKSVGKLEEMKLRGEGEIYSFSIVHEAPSQLDKMKPYVIAIVQMDEGVRVTGQIIDCEPSDVKIGMRVRSTLRKLGEDGEAGVIHYGYKFIPVKS; encoded by the coding sequence TTGTCGACAGCTCGTTTCTGGCGTGAGAATCCAAGCCGATACAATATGACGGCGGTTCGATGTGGTGTCTGCAAGAGAATACTGTTCCCTCCGAGATCGATCTGCCCCGCTTGTCGCAGGAAGAGTGTCGGCAAGCTGGAAGAGATGAAGTTACGCGGTGAAGGGGAGATCTATTCTTTCTCGATCGTTCACGAGGCGCCTTCACAGCTCGACAAAATGAAGCCCTATGTCATCGCGATCGTACAGATGGATGAAGGTGTAAGAGTCACTGGCCAGATTATCGACTGCGAACCATCGGACGTGAAAATTGGGATGCGGGTGCGAAGCACCCTCAGGAAACTCGGAGAAGACGGCGAGGCGGGTGTCATCCACTACGGCTACAAGTTCATACCTGTGAAATCGTAA
- a CDS encoding AAA family ATPase, whose protein sequence is MNEPERRMKFRTYINGFDENIDGGIPQGHIVLVAGETGTMKSSIAYYILFMNAKHEGVNGLYLSLEQSKRSLLRQMEQMGLRGETKGCVEILDMGELRKKAEGPNWSDTFRFAVNETKRRMNYELLVIDSLGALEIISNFTRPREDMFRLFEWLRSLDITTLIISEMPVGQFTCYGPHDADFLADGIIHLRMTEGRESEVLRKIRCVKMREADHATGYFLLLKKGDQFIVTRAMIDF, encoded by the coding sequence ATGAACGAACCCGAGCGCCGAATGAAATTCAGAACGTACATAAACGGCTTCGACGAGAATATTGATGGAGGTATCCCACAGGGGCACATCGTTCTTGTTGCTGGTGAAACTGGTACGATGAAATCTTCCATTGCTTACTACATTCTTTTCATGAATGCGAAGCACGAAGGCGTCAACGGTCTGTATCTCTCTCTTGAACAGAGCAAGAGAAGCCTCCTCCGACAGATGGAACAAATGGGACTGCGTGGTGAAACGAAGGGTTGTGTCGAAATCCTCGATATGGGCGAGCTGCGGAAAAAGGCGGAAGGGCCTAATTGGTCTGACACTTTCCGATTTGCGGTTAATGAAACAAAACGTAGAATGAATTATGAATTGCTCGTGATCGATTCTCTTGGTGCTCTTGAGATTATCTCGAATTTCACGAGACCACGAGAAGACATGTTCAGATTGTTTGAATGGCTAAGATCTCTCGATATCACGACGCTCATCATTTCTGAAATGCCTGTGGGTCAGTTTACCTGCTACGGGCCTCACGATGCGGATTTCCTCGCCGATGGGATCATTCATCTCAGGATGACTGAAGGAAGGGAAAGCGAGGTGTTAAGGAAGATTAGATGTGTCAAAATGAGAGAAGCTGATCATGCAACAGGATATTTCTTGCTTCTGAAGAAGGGCGATCAGTTCATCGTCACGCGCGCAATGATCGATTTTTAG
- a CDS encoding DEAD/DEAH box helicase, producing the protein MVLEKLGIPDDVVEILKKDGIVTLYPPQEEALPHALAGKNLVLAVPTASGKSLVAYLAALKHVLERGGKVLYIVPLRALATEKYEDLKKFEELGIRVEMSVGDFDTPDPELEKFDIIVATSEKADSLLRHRSRWLERISLVVADEIHLIHDPERGPTLEITLARFRRFNPNIQIIALSATIKNSRELADWLNAVHISSNWRPVPLKEGVLCEGIIKFTDNTMREIRDRGDVVWSLISDAILTGGQCLIFVNTRKSAESLAVRYAPKMKEILKDRVEIDGLDDLIDEDESTSVGKRLKSCMRKGIAFHHAGLTNEQRKLVEKSFRNGTIKCIIATPTLAAGINLPARMVVIRDVYRYESDVGNVSIPVLEIKQMCGRAGRPRFDPYGEAVLIARNESEMSFLMENYLLGEPEEIFSKLGNEAVLRSHILAAIATGVANSMETLMTFFSMTFFAHQVSITGLGEAAERIIEFLEKEGMIRVNEEILPTFFGRRVSDLYIDPLTAVRLRDALKAYKAGSSDFGFLHAICSTPDMRHMYLRRGEYEVIEEVYSLRKNELLLPAPEDLTEYEFYLSELKTACALEEWIEEVGEEEILERYNMGPGDLRNKVEIAEWLLYSMRELANIFNREAYPALNDLVVRLRYGVRKELLDLVRLRGVGRVRARMLFNSGFRTLDDLRNAELHAIARVPRIGEALARSIKAQLETTTKPGLTVPSKELRVEKETTLEGQRKLTDF; encoded by the coding sequence ATGGTGTTGGAAAAGTTAGGAATCCCTGATGATGTCGTCGAAATCTTGAAGAAAGACGGAATCGTCACTTTATATCCTCCGCAAGAGGAGGCGCTCCCCCACGCGCTCGCGGGCAAGAATCTCGTGCTCGCTGTCCCGACCGCCAGCGGTAAATCTCTCGTCGCCTATCTTGCGGCGCTCAAGCATGTGTTAGAACGTGGCGGAAAGGTTCTTTACATCGTTCCGCTCAGGGCGCTTGCAACTGAAAAATACGAAGATTTGAAGAAATTTGAGGAACTCGGAATCAGAGTAGAAATGTCCGTAGGCGATTTTGACACGCCTGATCCTGAACTCGAGAAATTTGATATCATCGTCGCAACATCCGAAAAAGCGGATTCGTTGCTGCGTCACAGGAGTCGTTGGCTCGAAAGAATTTCTCTTGTTGTGGCCGATGAAATCCATCTCATCCATGATCCTGAGCGAGGGCCAACCCTCGAGATCACGCTTGCTCGATTCAGACGATTCAATCCCAACATACAGATTATTGCCCTTTCGGCAACCATCAAGAACTCAAGGGAACTTGCCGACTGGTTAAACGCGGTTCATATTTCCAGCAATTGGAGACCCGTGCCATTAAAAGAGGGCGTTCTCTGCGAAGGGATCATCAAATTCACTGATAACACAATGAGGGAGATCAGGGATCGCGGGGATGTCGTTTGGAGCCTGATCTCTGATGCGATCCTCACTGGTGGGCAGTGTCTCATTTTCGTCAATACACGAAAATCCGCGGAATCCCTTGCCGTCCGATACGCTCCAAAAATGAAAGAGATCTTGAAAGATCGTGTGGAAATTGATGGTCTGGATGATCTCATCGACGAAGATGAATCGACGTCAGTCGGTAAGCGACTGAAGAGCTGTATGAGGAAAGGTATCGCCTTTCATCACGCTGGACTGACGAATGAACAGAGGAAGCTTGTCGAGAAGAGTTTCAGGAACGGCACGATCAAATGCATCATCGCGACGCCGACCCTTGCTGCAGGAATCAATCTGCCAGCGAGAATGGTTGTCATCAGGGATGTTTATCGTTACGAATCTGACGTCGGTAATGTTTCCATACCTGTGTTAGAAATCAAACAAATGTGTGGACGCGCTGGAAGGCCGAGATTCGATCCATACGGTGAGGCGGTACTCATCGCACGCAATGAAAGCGAAATGAGTTTTCTGATGGAGAATTATCTTCTTGGCGAACCCGAGGAAATTTTTTCGAAACTCGGCAATGAAGCCGTTCTGCGCAGTCATATCCTCGCGGCGATCGCGACGGGTGTTGCGAATTCGATGGAGACCTTGATGACCTTTTTCAGCATGACATTCTTTGCACACCAAGTGAGCATCACAGGTTTGGGCGAGGCGGCAGAACGAATCATTGAATTTCTTGAAAAAGAGGGGATGATAAGGGTAAATGAGGAAATTCTCCCGACATTTTTCGGAAGAAGAGTTTCCGATCTTTACATCGATCCATTAACAGCGGTGAGACTGAGAGACGCGTTGAAAGCATATAAAGCAGGATCGTCTGATTTTGGATTCCTCCATGCAATTTGCTCAACGCCCGATATGAGGCACATGTATCTCCGGCGCGGAGAATATGAAGTGATTGAGGAAGTATATTCGTTGAGAAAAAATGAACTTCTGCTTCCTGCACCAGAAGATTTGACTGAATATGAATTTTATTTGTCAGAATTAAAGACTGCGTGCGCTCTTGAGGAATGGATCGAGGAGGTTGGCGAGGAAGAAATTCTCGAGAGATATAATATGGGACCGGGTGATCTCAGAAACAAAGTTGAAATCGCCGAGTGGCTTCTGTATTCGATGAGGGAGCTCGCGAATATCTTTAACAGAGAGGCGTACCCAGCGCTTAACGATCTCGTCGTGAGATTAAGGTATGGGGTGAGAAAGGAGCTCCTCGATCTCGTTAGATTGCGCGGTGTTGGTAGGGTGAGGGCAAGAATGCTTTTCAATAGCGGCTTCAGGACACTCGATGATTTGAGAAATGCTGAGCTCCATGCAATTGCTCGCGTCCCACGGATTGGCGAGGCTCTCGCCCGCAGCATCAAAGCACAGTTAGAAACAACCACGAAACCAGGATTAACAGTGCCATCGAAAGAATTGCGCGTTGAAAAGGAAACGACGCTGGAAGGACAGCGAAAGTTGACGGATTTCTAA
- a CDS encoding thiolase domain-containing protein has translation MREVAIIGIGDTKFGELWDLSFREIGIQAGLAAVYDANLSGDEIDAIYVGNMSAGRYIEQEHVGALIADYAGMTRNHIPTTRVEAAGASGGLALRQGYLAIASGLHDIVVVGGAEKMTDVGDLKAIDIQSSAADQQWECAFGATFASLHAMIARRHMHEYGTTREQIAHVAVKNHKHGSLNPKAQFQKEISLDTVLRAPPVAEPLGLFDCAPISDGGAAVVLCAMEKARKYTDTPIRIMASAQASDTLALHHRSDICSFEATRIAAERAFKQAGIEPKDVDLAEVHDNYTISEILAIEDLGFFKKGEGGKATIEGETAIGGKIAINTSGGLKARGDPIGATGVAQVVEIVAQLRGEAGKRQVSGAEIGLAHNVGGTGATVIVHILGVV, from the coding sequence ATGAGGGAAGTTGCGATTATTGGGATCGGTGATACTAAGTTTGGGGAACTCTGGGATCTATCATTCAGGGAGATAGGAATCCAGGCTGGACTTGCAGCGGTTTATGATGCGAATCTGTCGGGTGATGAGATTGATGCGATTTATGTTGGCAACATGTCCGCTGGTCGTTATATTGAGCAGGAGCACGTTGGTGCGTTAATCGCGGATTATGCTGGTATGACACGTAATCATATTCCCACGACAAGGGTCGAAGCGGCGGGCGCATCTGGTGGGCTCGCCCTTCGACAGGGATACCTTGCAATTGCATCGGGTCTTCACGATATCGTGGTGGTCGGTGGTGCGGAGAAAATGACGGACGTCGGGGATCTCAAAGCGATCGACATCCAGTCATCAGCAGCCGACCAGCAGTGGGAGTGCGCATTCGGAGCGACCTTTGCCTCACTCCATGCGATGATTGCGCGGCGGCACATGCATGAATATGGGACAACGCGGGAACAAATTGCGCACGTCGCTGTCAAGAATCATAAACATGGTTCACTAAATCCTAAGGCGCAGTTCCAGAAGGAAATCTCTCTTGATACTGTCCTAAGAGCGCCGCCAGTTGCCGAGCCACTCGGTCTCTTTGATTGTGCGCCGATTTCCGATGGCGGTGCGGCCGTCGTCCTCTGCGCGATGGAGAAGGCGAGAAAGTACACGGATACTCCAATCAGAATCATGGCATCAGCGCAGGCTTCGGATACATTGGCTTTGCATCACAGATCGGACATCTGCAGTTTCGAAGCAACGAGGATTGCTGCTGAGAGGGCATTCAAGCAAGCGGGCATCGAACCTAAGGACGTTGATCTCGCGGAAGTTCATGATAATTATACAATCAGCGAAATACTGGCGATCGAAGACCTGGGATTTTTCAAAAAAGGTGAAGGAGGGAAAGCGACGATAGAGGGTGAGACGGCAATCGGCGGAAAGATTGCAATCAACACCTCTGGTGGGTTAAAGGCAAGAGGTGACCCTATTGGAGCGACTGGTGTTGCCCAGGTTGTTGAGATCGTTGCGCAGCTGAGAGGGGAAGCTGGGAAACGGCAAGTCAGTGGCGCGGAAATCGGATTAGCGCACAATGTTGGTGGGACTGGTGCAACGGTGATCGTGCATATCTTAGGGGTGGTGTGA
- a CDS encoding homoserine kinase, whose amino-acid sequence MHYDKVTIAAPATLSNIGAGFDVFGLALNEPYDIIEAQRTVTKGVLITSISGADSKRITMDPSRNSAGIAAMEVLKAGCADFGIEMAIRKGIRPGSGIGSSGASAAGGAFAANLFLEKPLPAEKLVVYAARAEEVTSGGFHADNVAPAILGGFTIITSYDPFEVERIEPPVNLGIAIVMPDVFISTKEARKVLPEKVELKKLVYHVGHASGLVLGMVKGDIGLISRNVRDIVIEPSRAHLIPYLREVESAAKEMGASAAFLSGSGPSIAAIFDMQRVNGRAIADAMKKVYETNGIRCDTWVTKPGSGCRRIE is encoded by the coding sequence ATGCACTACGATAAGGTCACTATCGCTGCGCCTGCGACTCTTTCGAATATCGGGGCGGGTTTCGACGTATTTGGTCTTGCTTTGAATGAACCATACGACATCATCGAAGCACAGAGGACGGTCACGAAGGGGGTTTTAATCACCTCAATCAGCGGAGCTGATAGCAAACGCATCACGATGGATCCTTCAAGAAACTCGGCGGGTATCGCGGCAATGGAAGTTCTGAAGGCCGGGTGTGCTGATTTCGGTATCGAGATGGCAATCAGAAAGGGAATTAGGCCGGGAAGCGGCATTGGGTCTTCGGGTGCCTCTGCGGCGGGAGGCGCATTCGCAGCGAATCTTTTTCTCGAAAAACCGCTGCCTGCTGAAAAGCTCGTCGTCTATGCGGCGAGAGCGGAGGAGGTAACCTCGGGTGGATTTCACGCAGATAATGTCGCACCAGCCATCCTGGGTGGATTTACAATCATTACTTCATACGATCCGTTTGAAGTTGAGCGGATCGAGCCACCAGTTAATCTCGGTATTGCGATTGTCATGCCTGACGTTTTCATTTCGACGAAAGAGGCGAGAAAAGTCCTTCCGGAAAAAGTGGAGCTGAAGAAGCTTGTTTATCATGTGGGTCACGCGTCAGGTCTGGTGCTCGGGATGGTGAAGGGGGACATCGGCCTTATAAGTCGCAACGTAAGGGATATCGTCATCGAGCCTTCGAGAGCGCATCTCATTCCATATCTTCGCGAAGTTGAATCGGCTGCAAAGGAGATGGGCGCCAGTGCAGCGTTTCTCAGCGGTTCAGGTCCTTCCATTGCTGCCATATTCGATATGCAAAGGGTCAACGGCAGAGCGATCGCCGACGCGATGAAGAAGGTTTATGAAACAAACGGCATCAGATGTGACACATGGGTGACGAAGCCAGGATCTGGTTGCAGGAGGATCGAGTAA
- a CDS encoding threonine synthase, translating to MVYEIRCWECGVVIEDPYADSCSRCGGLLDIKIDLSSLKKIELYQLRRKPLGVWRYAEFLPVTEDKAITLKEGGTPLYNCRNLAQIVGINRLFVKYEGANPTGSFKDRGMTVGVTRAVEIGAKIVGCASTGNTSASLAAYAARAGLDCVVILPAGKVAAGKLAQAIFFGAKVISIDGSFDDALQIARMLAAEGHIYLLNSINPFRPEGQKTVAFEIIDQLDFQVPDRIILPVGNAGNIWSVYKALDELYNIGLIDRLPKLVGVQASGAKPIVNAFREGRRDFTAVEHPETIATAIRIGNPVSGKKALKAIYETGGCAIEVTDEEILDAQRILGRAEGIGVEPASAASIGGLFKMAHLKEIGKDETVVCICTGNVLKDPDTIMRSFGKIGSVPADVDYVKKIILGLSLS from the coding sequence ATGGTTTATGAGATCAGGTGCTGGGAATGTGGTGTCGTGATTGAAGATCCCTACGCGGACAGTTGTTCGAGATGCGGGGGGCTTCTCGATATCAAGATTGATCTTTCTTCTTTGAAAAAAATCGAACTATACCAGTTAAGGCGGAAACCACTCGGTGTTTGGCGATATGCCGAATTTCTCCCTGTCACGGAGGATAAGGCAATCACCCTGAAAGAGGGCGGAACACCGTTGTATAATTGTCGGAATCTTGCTCAAATTGTCGGTATCAACCGACTATTCGTCAAATATGAAGGCGCTAATCCGACAGGATCTTTTAAGGACAGGGGAATGACCGTTGGTGTCACGAGAGCGGTGGAAATCGGGGCGAAGATCGTCGGCTGCGCATCAACTGGCAATACATCGGCTTCCCTTGCCGCATACGCCGCGAGGGCAGGTCTCGATTGTGTTGTGATCCTACCAGCCGGGAAAGTCGCTGCGGGAAAGCTTGCGCAGGCAATTTTCTTCGGAGCAAAAGTCATCTCGATTGATGGCAGTTTCGATGACGCATTGCAAATCGCGAGAATGCTCGCTGCAGAAGGACACATTTACTTACTTAATTCGATCAATCCCTTCAGGCCAGAAGGACAAAAAACTGTCGCATTTGAAATCATCGATCAGCTCGATTTCCAGGTGCCTGATAGGATCATTCTTCCAGTCGGGAATGCCGGGAATATTTGGTCAGTTTATAAGGCGCTCGATGAACTTTACAATATCGGTTTGATCGATCGGCTTCCAAAACTTGTCGGTGTTCAAGCTAGTGGCGCAAAACCAATTGTCAACGCGTTCCGCGAGGGGCGGAGGGATTTCACGGCGGTTGAACATCCCGAAACGATCGCGACGGCGATCAGGATTGGAAATCCAGTCAGTGGAAAGAAGGCTTTGAAAGCGATTTACGAAACTGGTGGCTGTGCCATCGAAGTGACGGATGAAGAGATACTGGACGCGCAGAGAATTCTGGGCAGGGCTGAGGGTATAGGCGTCGAACCGGCGAGTGCGGCATCGATCGGTGGTCTTTTCAAAATGGCACATCTCAAAGAAATTGGAAAGGATGAGACAGTCGTCTGCATCTGCACAGGCAACGTGCTTAAGGATCCAGACACGATTATGAGATCTTTCGGAAAGATCGGATCTGTCCCGGCAGATGTCGATTATGTGAAAAAGATCATTTTGGGGTTGTCTCTTTCATGA
- a CDS encoding hydroxymethylglutaryl-CoA synthase, which produces MDVGIVSYGAYIPRYRITPQEIGRVWGVDGEMMSRNLLIFSKSVPGPDEDTITIAVEAARNMMRRVSINPKEIGAIFVGSESHPYAVKPTGTVVAEAIEASPGLTAADYEFACKAGTAAIQTCMGMVGAGMIKYGVAIGVDTSQGAPGDALEYAASAGGAAFLIGAKKIIAKINRTYSYTTDTPDFWRREGQPYPSHGGRFTGEPAYFKHIISCGKELMNLMGSKPEDYDYAVFHQPNGKFPVRVAKQLGFTEDQIETGLLTPFIGNTYSGSVPLGIAAILDVAKPHERIFAVAYGSGAGSDAFDITVTPEIQRFRRDAAPTVRQLVENKKFIDYATYAKFKGKIRLAGGMT; this is translated from the coding sequence ATGGATGTTGGCATTGTTAGCTATGGGGCATATATCCCTAGGTATAGGATAACACCCCAGGAGATCGGTAGGGTCTGGGGTGTTGATGGCGAAATGATGAGCCGCAATCTCCTCATCTTCAGCAAGTCGGTTCCTGGACCTGACGAGGATACGATTACGATTGCGGTCGAAGCGGCGAGGAATATGATGAGGCGAGTTTCGATTAATCCAAAAGAGATCGGTGCGATTTTTGTTGGTTCAGAATCGCATCCCTATGCTGTTAAGCCAACGGGGACGGTTGTGGCGGAAGCGATCGAGGCCTCGCCTGGACTGACTGCGGCGGACTATGAGTTCGCATGCAAAGCGGGAACTGCTGCAATACAGACGTGCATGGGAATGGTTGGAGCTGGTATGATCAAATATGGTGTCGCCATAGGGGTAGACACATCACAAGGTGCACCGGGTGACGCGCTCGAATACGCTGCGTCTGCTGGCGGTGCGGCTTTCCTCATTGGCGCCAAGAAAATCATCGCGAAGATCAACCGAACCTATTCCTACACGACCGATACGCCTGATTTCTGGAGGCGAGAAGGACAGCCTTATCCCAGCCACGGTGGTCGATTTACCGGTGAACCGGCGTATTTCAAGCACATCATCAGTTGTGGTAAGGAACTCATGAATCTCATGGGCTCCAAACCTGAAGACTATGACTATGCAGTCTTCCATCAGCCGAATGGAAAATTCCCAGTGAGGGTTGCGAAACAGCTCGGGTTCACGGAGGATCAAATTGAAACGGGACTGCTGACGCCATTCATCGGAAACACATACAGCGGCTCGGTACCACTCGGTATTGCTGCGATTCTTGATGTGGCGAAACCGCATGAACGGATCTTCGCGGTCGCGTATGGATCCGGTGCCGGCAGTGACGCTTTTGATATCACCGTCACGCCGGAAATCCAGCGGTTCCGCAGGGACGCGGCACCGACGGTCAGGCAGCTCGTCGAGAACAAGAAGTTCATTGACTATGCGACATACGCAAAATTCAAAGGCAAAATTCGTTTGGCTGGAGGGATGACATGA